In the Populus trichocarpa isolate Nisqually-1 chromosome 1, P.trichocarpa_v4.1, whole genome shotgun sequence genome, one interval contains:
- the LOC112325857 gene encoding protein LYK2 — translation MGMVPLISKLYFGAFAFILICLLVSALGQNLLSCQTTSPDASGYHCNSNGLQDQCKTFAILHTSSYFSSLSNLSFYLGLDRFVIAATNGFSANTEFLPKDQPLLIPIDCKCNGGFFQALVTKTTIKGESFYSISKSLEGLTTCKAIREKNPGISPENLNGKVQLQVPLRCACPSSTEVILATRLLLSYPVSAGDTISNLAIKFNTTPEAITSANNRSLTTFKPTSLVPLTSLLIPLGGKPTLGPLAKPNEPNLHIPASSLPVINPHKKRSKMWRIGVYIAVTGAVVGVSIAIAAAFLVIQLKKKKQVLSKEADTELQQLSLSVRTTSDKKVSFDDSQNHFDSQITDTTPGKVFVETYTVEELKRATEDFNSSNQIEGSVYHGRLNGKNLAIKRVQPETISKVELGLFQDATHHHPNIIRVVGTCLSEGPDSFLVFEYAKNGSLKDWLHGGLAMKNQFIASCYCFLTWNQRLKICLDVAVALQYMHHIMHPSYVHRNIKSRNIFLDEEFNAKIGNFGMAGCVEDDTKEPDFNSTNPASWSLGYLAPEAHQGVVSSSTDIFSFGVVLMEVLSGQTPITRPNDNGEGSIWLSKKIKSILLSENADELREWIDSAMGENYSFDEAATLANIARACTEEDPSLRPTSGEIVEKLLRLVEESTEGEQILICESSCKPLVKSTATSV, via the coding sequence ATGGGCATGGTTCCACTTATCAGTAAGCTCTACTTTGGAGCTTTCGCCTTTATATTAATCTGTTTACTTGTCTCTGCACTTGGACAGAACTTGTTGAGCTGCCAGACAACATCTCCAGATGCTTCTGGCTACCATTGTAACAGTAACGGATTGCAGGATCAGTGCAAGACATTTGCTATTCTTCACACTAGCTCATACTTCTCATCTCTTTCCAACTTAAGCTTTTATTTGGGCTTAGATCGGTTTGTGATCGCGGCAACAAACGGCTTTTCTGCCAACACTGAGTTTCTGCCGAAAGATCAGCCTTTGCTGATACCGATTGACTGCAAATGCAATGGTGGCTTCTTTCAGGCTCTTGTGACGAAAACTACCATCAAAGGGGAGAGTTTTTACAGCATTTCTAAGTCACTGGAGGGACTAACAACCTGCAAAGCCATTCGAGAGAAGAACCCAGGTATCTCACCGGAGAATCTAAATGGTAAAGTTCAGTTACAGGTACCCTTGAGATGTGCTTGTCCATCCTCTACTGAAGTCATTCTAGCAACTAGACTATTGCTTTCTTATCCGGTAAGTGCTGGCGACACAATCTCGAACCTTGCTATTAAGTTCAATACTACTCCAGAAGCTATTACATCCGCAAATAACAGATCATTGACAACCTTTAAACCCACAAGCCTTGTACCTCTTACATCTCTTTTGATACCACTAGGTGGCAAGCCTACCCTCGGTCCCCTTGCAAAACCTAATGAACCCAATTTGCATATTCCTGCAAGTAGCCTTCCAGTGATCAATCCACATAAGAAAAGGTCCAAGATGTGGAGGATTGGTGTTTATATTGCTGTTACTGGAGCTGTAGTTGGAGTAAGCATTGCTATTGCAGCAGCTTTCTTGGTGAtccaattgaagaagaagaagcaagttTTAAGCAAGGAGGCAGATACGGAGCTTCAGCAGCTTAGTTTAAGTGTAAGAACTACAAGTGACAAGAAAGTCTCATTCGATGACTcacaaaatcattttgatagTCAGATCACTGACACCACACCCGGTAAGGTGTTTGTGGAGACTTACACTGTAGAGGAGCTCAAAAGAGCAACCGAGGACTTCAATTCAAGCAATCAAATCGAAGGTTCTGTGTATCATGGTCGTCTCAATGGGAAGAACTTGGCAATAAAGCGCGTGCAACCAGAAACTATTTCAAAAGTTGAGCTTGGGCTTTTTCAAGATGCAACTCACCATCATCCAAACATAATCAGAGTGGTGGGAACATGTTTGAGTGAAGGTCCTGAttcatttttggtttttgagtACGCTAAAAATGGATCTTTGAAGGATTGGCTTCATGGGGGACTGGCCATGAAGAACCAATTCATTGCCTCCTGCTACTGTTTCCTAACGTGGAATCAGAGGCTGAAGATATGTCTTGATGTAGCAGTGGCCCTACAATATATGCACCATATCATGCACCCTAGCTATGTTCATAGAAACATCAAGAGCCGGAACATCTTCCTCGATGAAGAATTCAATGCGAAGATAGGAAATTTCGGCATGGCAGGGTGTGTTGAAGATGATACCAAGGAGCCAGACTTTAATTCAACCAACCCTGCCTCCTGGAGCCTTGGATACTTGGCTCCTGAGGCTCATCAAGGTGTAGTTTCCTCTAGCAcagatatattttcttttggggTGGTTCTGATGGAGGTTCTATCTGGACAAACACCGATAACAAGGCCTAACGACAACGGAGAAGGGAGCATTTGGCTGTCGAAgaaaatcaagtccattttgctATCAGAAAATGCGGATGAGCTGAGAGAATGGATTGACAGTGCAATGGGGGAGAATTACTCATTTGATGAGGCTGCCACTTTGGCCAATATTGCACGAGCTTGCACAGAAGAAGACCCTTCTTTGAGACCAACTTCTGGTGAAATCGTTGAAAAGCTGTTGAGATTGGTGGAAGAATCCACAGAAGGAGAGCAGATACTAATCTGTGAAAGCTCTTGCAAACCTCTAGTCAAGTCAACTGCAACAAGTGTTTAA
- the LOC18109346 gene encoding UPF0481 protein At3g47200, giving the protein MARSERDGGTRSADICGPSHGVDDQVTVDIDSLTSSVESMMSQNLIMPDKVCIFKVPHILRRHSEKAYTPNAFSIGPWHRHHPLMKSTEKIKLKYLKGLLCQRSASITLKGLIKSTRVIEKEARSCYAGPIDVGVEDFVRMLVIDGCFLIELFRKDHDHENHPREDDDPIFNMSCMKQYLYHDLILVENQIPWLVLENLFNMTADPENTTTLAQLALKFFDNIFSFHPPRKLPSYQGQKHLLDLLRNWLVLSSGKEENGETGWEPIPSVTNLVDAGIKLKAGESSSILDIKFENGVLEIPPLLIQETTEVIIRNLISYEQCCPKCTDRITSYAVLLDNLINTNKDMDTFTGSGIIDNWLNPDEATQFFNKLYQDAYLKKYYYLKLCQEMNRYHQRRFPRWRALLMSNYLGTPWAIVSIFAAATLLILTIVQTIFTIIK; this is encoded by the coding sequence ATGGCAAGATCCGAAAGGGATGGTGGTACAAGGAGTGCTGATATATGCGGTCCTTCTCATGGAGTAGATGATCAGGTCACAGTTGATATTGATTCATTGACCTCTTCCGTTGAAAGTATGATGTCCCAGAATTTGATAATGCCTGATAAAGTATGCATCTTTAAAGTGCCCCACATTCTCCGAAGGCATAGCGAAAAAGCTTATACCCCCAACGCATTTTCAATTGGCCCCTGGCACCGTCACCATCCACTGATGAAATCTACAGAGAAAATTAAACTGAAGTATCTCAAAGGCCTTCTCTGCCAAAGATCTGCGAGCATAACACTGAAGGGGTTGATCAAATCCACCAGGGTGATCGAGAAAGAGGCACGTTCGTGTTATGCTGGACCAATTGATGTCGGTGTAGAGGATTTTGTCAGAATGTTGGTGATAGATGGTTGCTTTCTTATTGAACTATTTAGAAAGGATCACGATCACGAGAATCATCCTAGAGAAGATGATGATCCTATCTTCAATATGTCTTGCATGAAGCAGTACCTATATCATGACTTGATTTTGGTAGAAAACCAAATACCTTGGTTGGTCCTTGAAAACTTGTTCAACATGACCGCGGATCCTGAAAACACGACAACCCTCGCACAACTTGCCCTTAAATTCTTTGACaacattttttcatttcatccacCCCGCAAACTTCCCTCTTACCAGGGACAAAAACATTTGCTCGACCTCTTAAGAAATTGGTTAGTTTTGTCATCTGGAAAAGAGGAAAATGGTGAAACCGGATGGGAACCTATTCCTTCCGTCACAAATCTTGTAGACGCCGGAATTAAATTGAAGGCGGGTGAGTCAAGCAGCATCTTGGATATAAAATTCGAAAATGGTGTCCTGGAAATCCCTCCATTGCTAATTCAGGAGACAACTGAAGTCATCATTCGAAACCTCATCAGCTATGAGCAGTGTTGTCCTAAATGCACTGACAGAATCACTTCATATGCCGTCCTCCTAGACAACCTCATTAACACTAACAAAGATATGGATACATTCACCGGTAGTGGAATCATTGATAATTGGTTGAATCCAGATGAGGCAACGCAATTCTTCAACAAGCTTTATCAGGATGcttacttgaaaaaatactattatcTAAAACTGTGCCAGGAGATGAACAGGTATCACCAGCGCAGGTTTCCAAGATGGCGTGCtctgttgatgagcaattaccTTGGCACCCCATGGGCAATTGTTTCTATTTTTGCGGCGGCTACTCTTTTGATTCTCACTATTGTTCAGACAATATTTACcatcattaaataa
- the LOC112323374 gene encoding calcium-binding protein CML38, translated as MMNKWEQFERVFNHFDENGDGKISPSELQQCVRKMGGELSVTDAEAAVEFSDLDGDGSLGLEDFVKLVEGGEEEEKVKDLKEAFKMYEMEESGCITPKSLKRMLSRLGESKTIDECRIMISWFDLNGDGVLSFDEFKAMML; from the coding sequence ATGATGAATAAGTGGGAACAATTTGAGCGAGTGTTTAACCACTTTGATGAGAATGGAGATGGGAAGATATCACCTTCGGAGTTGCAGCAATGTGTTAGGAAAATGGGTGGAGAGCTTTCCGTTACAGATGCAGAGGCAGCGGTGGAGTTTTCGGATTTGGACGGAGATGGCTCGCTGGGGCTCGAGGATTTCGTTAAGCTTGTGGAGGGGGgtgaagaggaagagaaagtgAAGGATTTGAAGGAGGCTTTCAAAATGTATGAAATGGAAGAAAGTGGCTGTATTACACCCAAGAGTTTGAAGAGGATGCTTAGCAGATTGGGCGAGTCTAAGACCATTGATGAATGCAGAATTATGATCTCTTGGTTTGATCTCAATGGTGATGGAGTCCtcagttttgatgaatttaagGCTATGATGTTATGA
- the LOC7467708 gene encoding uncharacterized protein LOC7467708 produces the protein MVLGMNGKNRRSSSVQVDYLVHIEDIKPWPPSQSLRSLRSVLIQWENGDRNSGSTNTVVPSLGTVVGEGKIEFNESFRLPVTLLREVPVKGKDTDTFQKNCLEFNLYEPRRDKAQLLATAVVDLADYGVIKETISLTAPVNSKRSFRSTPQPILYFKIKPIDKGRTTSSSLSKGVSMDKNGGESVSALMNEGYAEEAEVASFTDDDVSSHSSLANGGLPPQNDENGSVRMTESKHVVNKEPTAASQIVMEKQTAPQEKLKRSSSYSSSIDLSSDVGSPVNGHASVMNSAISSPSSILKDDVAQSVHSSSPSFTYKSKDEEANTSKRSNGPQDLWQEVHGKVTNSITTIRRGDIFQNNNENTSSDENRHVGAKLGNTISGDFQVNEERSQNGEEQKQFSEDEPIDNFPYDSRDDDSLGSDTFTSPGGFDMKGNILKIDRLKHVKSVRSSSDSLRSNGFGSRNQHNEVGLMRDAHHSAGSLSFNERKNAKIYPKDTRTTILDGKIQQLEHKIKMLEGELKEAAAIEASLYSVVAEHGSSMSKVHAPARRLSRLYLHACRESFQSRRASAARSAISGLVLVAKACGNDVPRLTFWLSNSVVLRTIISQTIGDTESKISSGQHTERKGNKIISSSLKWKEVSPSRKGNKNGLYEDSSDWEDPHVFTSALERVEAWIFSRTIESIWWQTLTPHMQAAATKEIAQLDSSGSKKNFGRTSRLVHEDQGNISLEHWKKAFKDACERLCPVRAGGHECGCLPVLARLIMEQCVARLDVAMFNAILRESVDEIPTDPVSDPISDPKVLPIPAGSSSFGAGAQLKNVIGNWSRWLTDLFGMDDDDLLEDDNENDEIDERPDTTFKPFHLLNALSDLMMLPKDMLLSKSIRKEVCPTFAAPLIKRVLDNFVLDEFCPDPIPDVVFEALDTEDAIEAGEESVTAVPCIAAPPIYLPPSAASIAKIIGEFGSQSKLRKSGSSIVRKSYTSDDELDELNSPLASIILDGVRSSPAPTKPSWKSKKGIDNTIRYELLREIWMNSE, from the exons ATGGTTCTAGGTATGAATGGAAAGAACAGGAGAAGCTCCTCAGTTCAGGTTGATTATTTAGTGCACATTGAGGATATTAAGCCTTGGCCTCCATCTCAGTCTCTGAGATCCCTTCGTTCAGTCCTCATTCAGTGGGAAAATGGCGATCGCAATTCTGGGTCTACCAACACTGTTGTTCCTTCGCTTGGGACTGTTGTTGGTGAGGGGAAAATTGAGTTCAATGAGTCTTTTAGATTACCTGTGACTTTGTTGAGGGAAGTGCCTGTCAAAGGCAAGGATACTGATACCTTCCAGAAAAATTGCTTAGAATTCAATTTGTATGAGCCTCGAAGGGATAAGGCTCAATTGCTGGCAACTGCTGTTGTAGACTTGGCAGATTATGGTGTCATCAAGGAAACTATAAGCCTAACTGCTCCAGTAAACAGCAAGCGGAGCTTTAGGAGCACACCTCAGCCTATTTTGTACTTTAAAATCAAGCCAATTGATAAGGGCCGCACTACCTCCTCATCCTTATCAAAAGGGGTATCAATGGACAAGAATGGTGGTGAATCAGTTTCAGCATTAATGAACGAAGGATATGCTGAAGAAGCCGAGGTTGCCTCTTTCACTGACGATGATGTTTCGTCTCACTCATCTCTGGCAAATGGGGGTTTGCCTCCTCAAAATGATGAG AATGGATCAGTCAGAATGACAGAGAGCAAGCATGTTGTTAACAAGGAGCCTACTGCAGCTTCACAGATTGTGATGGAAAAACAGACTGCACCACAAGAAAAGCTGAAAAGAAGTTCATCTTATTCGTCATCTATAGATTTATCATCTGATGTTGGGAGCCCAGTCAATGGTCATGCTTCTGTAATGAACTCTGCTATCTCTAGTCCATCGTCAATTCTGAAAGATGATGTTGCTCAAAGTGTTcattcttcttccccatccttCACTTACAAAAGCAAAGATGAAGAGGCTAATACCAGCAAGAGAAGCAATGGTCCTCAGGATTTGTGGCAGGAAGTTCATGGAAAGGTGACTAATAGCATCACCACAATTAGGAGAGGTGATATTTTCCAGAACAATAATGAGAATACATCTTCAGATGAAAATCGCCACGTGGGTGCAAAGCTTGGCAATACAATCTCTGGTGATTTTCAAGTAAATGAAGAGCGTAGTCAGAATGGGGAAGAGCAAAAGCAATTCTCAGAAGATGAACCAattgataattttccatatgattCTAGAGATGACGACTCACTGGGGAGTGATACATTTACTTCACCCGGGGGCTTTGATATGAAGGGAAATATCCTCAAAATTGATAGATTAAAGCATGTGAAATCTGTTAGGTCATCATCAGACTCACTGAGGAGCAATGGATTTGGTAGCAGAAATCAGCACAATGAAGTTGGTCTGATGAGAGATGCACATCACAGTGCTGGGAGCCTTAGcttcaatgaaagaaaaaatgcaaagatttaTCCAAAAGATACCCGAACAACCATTTTAGATGGCAAGATCCAGCAATTGGAACACAAAATAAAGATGCTCGAGGGAGAGTTGAAAGAAGCTGCTGCTATTGAGGCTTCTCTTTATTCTGTTGTTGCTGAGCATGGAAGTTCCATGAGTAAGGTTCATGCTCCGGCTCGCCGCCTGTCTAGACTATATCTTCATGCTTGTAGAGAAAGTTTCCAGTCAAGAAGAGCTAGTGCAGCTAGAAGTGCCATTTCAGGACTAGTTCTGGTTGCAAAAGCATGTGGAAATGACGTCCCTAG GTTGACATTTTGGTTATCAAACTCTGTTGTTTTGAGGACAATTATAAGCCAAACTATTGGTGATACAGAAAGCAAAATTTCTTCAGGACAACATACGGAAAGGAAGGGAAACAAGATCATATCATCTTCATTGAAATGGAAAGAGGTATCTCCCAGCCGAAAGGGAAATAAGAATGGTCTTTATGAAGATTCCAGTGACTGGGAGGACCCACATGTATTTACATCTGCACTGGAAAGAGTTGAAGCTTGGATCTTCTCCCGCACCATTGAATCAATCTGGTGGCAG ACTCTGACCCCACACATGCAAGCTGCTGCTACAAAGGAAATTGCTCAACTTGATAGTTCTGGCTCAAAGAAAAACTTTGGAAGGACATCAAGGTTGGTTCACGAAGACCAAGGGAACATTTCATTAGAGCATTGGAAGAAGGCATTCAAAGATGCCTGTGAAAGACTTTGTCCTGTTCGAGCTGGAGGCCATGAATGTGGCTGTTTACCTGTGCTGGCAAGACTG ATAATGGAGCAATGCGTAGCTAGATTAGATGTGGCAATGTTCAATGCTATCCTTCGTGAATCTGTTGATGAGATACCAACTGATCCAGTATCTGATCCCATCAGTGATCCAAAAGTTCTCCCAATTCCAGCAGGGTCATCGAGCTTTGGGGCTGGTGCACAACTGAAAAATGTG ATTGGGAACTGGTCAAGATGGCTGACTGATCTATTTGGTATGGATGATGATGACTTGCTTGAAGATGACAATGAAAACGATGAGATTGATGAGAGACCAGACACGACATTCAAGCCTTTCCATCTCCTTAATGCATTAAGTGATCTCATGATGCTTCCAAAGGACATGCTCTTAAGTAAATCCATCAGAAAAGAG GTATGCCCCACATTTGCTGCACCATTGATCAAGAGGGTTCTTGATAATTTTGTCTTAGACGAGTTCTGTCCAGATCCCATTCCAGATGTTGTGTTTGAAGCCTTGGACACTGAG gaTGCTATTGAGGCTGGAGAGGAGTCTGTCACAGCGGTACCATGCATTGCAGCTCCTCCGATCTATTTACCACCTTCAGCAGCTTCCATTGCCAAAATCATTGGAGAGTTTGGAAGTCAATCTAAGCTGAGAAAAAGTGGCTCCTCAATTGTCAGAAAATCCTACACCAGTGATGATGAGCTTGATGAATTGAATTCACCTTTGGCTTCGATCATACTTGATGGGGTGCGGTCTTCACCTGCCCCAACAAAGCCCAGCTGGAAATCAAAGAAGGGCATTGACAATACCATCAGATATGAACTTCTCAGAGAGATATGGATGAACAGTGAGTAA
- the LOC112325859 gene encoding probable adenylate kinase 7, mitochondrial translates to MAWLNRLAITAAPSLRRVSRFPGSRGYGSAAAVQCNYDYYDDYYSEAVEDYGQLNRLKPNLESVAGSASGRGVQWVLIGDPGAKKHVYAEKLSKLLEVPHISMGTLLRQELNLNSSVYKQIANAVNEGKLVPEDVIFGLLSKRLEEGYYRGENGFILDGIPRTRIQAEILDQIADIDLVVNFKCGEGNVVKKNLISAENSSYSVADAGSVSNEKSRIYAQEGKALEGYYRKQQKLLDFQVAGGSGETWQGLLAALHLKHLSAVSSSPKLAA, encoded by the exons ATGGCCTGGCTTAACCGATTAGCCATCACCGCAGCGCCATCACTCCGTCGTGTTAGCCGATTCCCCGGCAGTCGAGGTTATGGATCAGCAGCGGCAGTCCAATGCAACTATGATTACTATGATGACTATTATTCAGAAGCCGTAGAAGACTACGGACAGCTTAATCGGCTAAAGCCGAATTTGGAGTCGGTGGCTGGGTCGGCTTCAGGGAGAGGAGTGCAGTGGGTGTTAATAGGAGACCCAGGAGCTAAAAAGCATGTTTACGCAGAGAAACTCTCGAAGCTTCTAGAAGTTCCTCACATTTCCATGGGTACCCTTCTTCGTCAAGAGCTTAACCTTAACTCTTCTGTTTATAAACAG attgcAAATGCGGTGAATGAGGGAAAATTAGTGCCTGAAGATGTGATTTTTGGGCTGTTATCAAAAAGGCTTGAAGAGGGTTATTATAGAGGTGAAAATGGgtttattttggatggaattCCCCGAACGAGAATTCAGGCT GAGATTCTTGACCAAATTGCGGATATTGATctagttgttaattttaaatgcgGTGAAGGGAATGTGGTGAAAAAGAATCTTATAAGTGCAGAAAATTCTAGTTACTCTGTTGCTGATGCGGGAAGTGTGTCAAATGAAAAGTCTCGAATATACGCGCAGGAG GGAAAAGCGTTGGAAGGATACTACAGGAAACAGCAGAAGCTTCTTGACTTTCAAGTGGCTGGTGGATCTGGAGAAACATGGCAAGGCTTGTTGGCTGCATTACACCTCAAACACCTGAGTGCTGTTAGTTCTTCACCAAAACTGGCtgcttga